A genomic segment from Nitrospira sp. encodes:
- a CDS encoding Seryl-tRNA synthetase has protein sequence MYDLRVLRDNLDGLRDQLGPRGKDVAWDDLRKLTEDRRTQTLQVEELRHQLKKGSEEVARLKRNKQPADDSMAAMKALGEVIKAREEQLRLVEDQLAHVVLRIPNLPHATVPEGQAADDNVEVRRWGTPPQFTGPVQPHWDLGETLDILDFDRAVRMAKARFAVLTGLGARLERALINYMLDMHITRHGYREVLPPLLVNRTAMTGTGQLPKFEEDLFQLRDEELFLIPTAEVPITNLHREEILAEESLPIRYTAYTPCFRREAGSYGKDTRGLIRLHQFNKVELVAFAKPEQSYEELERLTAHAEAVLQGLGLHYRVVALCRGDMGFSSAKTYDIEVWLPSQQAFREISSCSNFEAFQARRANIRWKPKAGKKDAKSEFVHTLNGSGLAVGRTLAAILENYQQPDGTVSIPPALQPYMGGLERIRKE, from the coding sequence ATGTACGATCTTCGTGTCTTGCGGGACAACCTCGACGGTCTGCGTGACCAATTGGGGCCGCGCGGTAAGGATGTCGCCTGGGACGATCTCAGAAAATTGACGGAGGATCGTCGCACACAGACGCTCCAGGTCGAAGAACTTCGCCACCAGCTCAAAAAAGGATCGGAAGAAGTCGCCCGATTAAAACGGAACAAGCAACCGGCCGATGACTCGATGGCTGCCATGAAAGCCCTCGGGGAAGTGATCAAAGCACGAGAGGAACAGCTTCGGCTGGTCGAAGACCAGCTGGCCCATGTGGTGTTGCGGATCCCGAACCTTCCCCATGCCACTGTCCCGGAAGGTCAAGCAGCCGATGACAACGTGGAAGTGCGCCGCTGGGGAACGCCGCCGCAGTTTACGGGACCGGTGCAACCTCATTGGGACCTCGGCGAAACCCTCGACATCCTCGATTTCGATCGTGCCGTCCGCATGGCGAAAGCACGATTTGCCGTCCTGACTGGGTTGGGGGCGAGACTCGAACGGGCCCTCATCAATTACATGTTGGATATGCATATAACCCGACACGGGTACCGAGAAGTGCTGCCTCCGCTGCTGGTCAATCGCACCGCCATGACCGGGACCGGACAACTGCCCAAGTTCGAGGAGGATCTTTTTCAGCTGCGTGACGAAGAATTGTTTCTGATTCCGACTGCCGAAGTACCGATCACCAACCTACACCGGGAAGAAATCCTTGCCGAAGAATCGCTGCCGATCCGTTATACAGCCTACACCCCTTGTTTTCGACGAGAAGCGGGATCGTACGGAAAAGACACACGCGGCTTGATCAGACTCCATCAATTCAACAAGGTCGAACTCGTCGCCTTTGCAAAGCCGGAACAATCGTATGAGGAACTGGAACGGCTGACTGCTCACGCGGAGGCCGTCTTACAAGGTTTGGGATTGCATTATCGGGTAGTCGCCTTATGTCGAGGCGACATGGGTTTCTCTTCAGCGAAAACCTATGATATCGAAGTGTGGTTGCCCTCGCAGCAGGCCTTTCGAGAAATTTCGTCCTGCAGCAACTTCGAAGCCTTTCAGGCCCGCCGTGCGAACATTCGCTGGAAACCGAAGGCCGGAAAGAAAGATGCCAAGTCCGAGTTCGTGCACACGTTGAACGGATCGGGATTGGCAGTTGGAAGAACCTTGGCCGCCATTCTGGAAAACTATCAACAGCCTGACGGGACCGTGAGTATTCCGCCGGCCTTGCAACCCTATATGGGCGGGCTGGAGCGGATACGGAAAGAGTAG
- a CDS encoding HD-GYP hydrolase domain containing protein, translating into MSDSPSPARPLPTTDGGAHPILTHERSLANKIAKGSEAGDILDQQLAMLGIQLVTQLNVLIKTSRIHGRTNAALDKPVDSMLTLVKTLAVDRPVVLRLQNDFLFLGDSHLKMSSQQMQVFSSIIDVLNKWKVGGLSFSSAVESKDLREFAYLFVSLDPEKHALTDLQQALEAAGVKAIELEEPRVLQIRQTNEAQSGGESTGSNAGASPNRSGDLKHKSKAVAKGGYAKAASAVGDLVQNVRTGGTVSFKQAKRAIQNIVELMKQDESTLLGLTTLRCHDQYTHNHSVNVALLAMALGNRAGYPKVELADLGLAALFHDVGKCAIALEILNKPGEFTQEEWAVMRSHPIEGVFTLVRSRGIHNVPARMAAASFEHHMNYDYSGYPKLLVPWTQTVASRIITIADCYDAMTSSRVYRREPMSPANVLKFMFNKSGQSFDPVLLKLFVNCVGIVPIGSLVRLDSGPLAVVIKPAKEREQAERPSVRVITDEDGAPIEQGSELDLTEQDETGTYRHSIVQLVDNAEYRFDTSRYFV; encoded by the coding sequence GTGAGCGATTCACCTTCCCCTGCCCGACCACTTCCGACGACGGACGGAGGAGCGCATCCGATCCTCACCCATGAGCGGTCGCTGGCGAACAAGATCGCCAAAGGGTCCGAGGCCGGCGACATTCTCGACCAGCAACTGGCCATGCTGGGCATTCAGCTGGTGACGCAGTTGAACGTCCTGATCAAGACCTCTCGGATTCACGGACGCACCAACGCGGCGCTGGACAAGCCCGTGGACTCCATGTTGACGTTGGTGAAGACGCTGGCCGTGGATCGCCCGGTGGTGCTGCGGTTGCAAAACGATTTCCTCTTCCTCGGCGACAGCCATCTCAAGATGAGTTCGCAGCAGATGCAGGTCTTTTCCAGCATCATCGACGTGCTGAACAAATGGAAAGTCGGCGGGCTGTCGTTTTCCTCGGCGGTGGAGTCCAAAGACCTGCGGGAATTCGCCTATCTTTTCGTCAGCCTCGATCCGGAAAAGCATGCCCTCACTGATCTGCAGCAGGCCCTGGAGGCCGCAGGGGTCAAGGCTATCGAACTGGAAGAACCGCGCGTACTCCAAATTCGACAAACCAACGAGGCGCAGTCGGGCGGAGAGTCGACGGGATCGAACGCGGGAGCTTCCCCCAACCGGTCGGGCGATCTCAAACACAAAAGCAAAGCCGTTGCCAAAGGCGGATACGCGAAGGCGGCCTCAGCGGTGGGCGATTTGGTCCAGAACGTCCGGACCGGCGGGACCGTCAGCTTCAAACAGGCCAAACGCGCGATTCAGAACATCGTCGAACTGATGAAGCAGGATGAATCCACTCTGTTGGGATTGACCACCCTTCGCTGCCACGACCAATATACGCACAACCATTCCGTCAACGTGGCACTGCTGGCGATGGCCCTCGGAAATCGGGCGGGCTACCCGAAAGTCGAATTGGCCGACCTCGGATTGGCGGCGCTGTTTCACGACGTGGGAAAGTGTGCCATCGCTTTGGAAATCTTGAACAAGCCAGGAGAATTCACGCAGGAAGAATGGGCCGTCATGCGTTCACACCCGATCGAAGGCGTCTTCACGCTCGTCAGGTCGCGGGGCATCCACAATGTGCCGGCTCGAATGGCGGCGGCGTCCTTCGAACACCATATGAACTACGACTATTCCGGCTACCCGAAACTCCTCGTGCCCTGGACACAAACTGTCGCCAGTCGAATCATCACCATCGCCGATTGTTACGACGCCATGACCTCTTCCCGCGTGTATCGTCGGGAACCGATGTCGCCTGCGAACGTGCTCAAGTTCATGTTCAACAAAAGCGGGCAGTCGTTCGATCCGGTGCTGCTCAAGCTCTTCGTCAATTGCGTCGGCATCGTGCCGATCGGCAGTCTCGTCAGACTCGATTCAGGACCGTTGGCGGTGGTGATCAAACCGGCCAAGGAGAGGGAACAGGCCGAACGCCCGTCGGTGAGGGTGATTACGGATGAGGACGGAGCACCGATCGAACAGGGCTCCGAACTCGACCTAACCGAACAGGATGAGACCGGAACCTACAGGCACAGCATCGTGCAACTCGTGGACAATGCCGAGTACCGTTTCGACACCAGCCGCTATTTCGTGTAA
- a CDS encoding Integrase, catalytic region: MRLIMTKELRNLHIATRHHHTINSRLAILQYAETYGFKGAARRFGLDRKTVRTWHRRWVTGGPAGLVPRHPLKRRRRLSDETVRLIEQARRDLQFGAMRTRIWLDRVHRIRVAAATIRRICRDLGYPPIRRTDPRRPRHPILFSKEQPGDCVQVDVKEVKVAGQKCVQYTALDDCTRSRVLRLYPRTYHGTSLEFFATVRQVLPFPIRKVQVDNGTEFSLIFALAVQEAGVRLRHIKPRRPEQNGKVERSHRIDEEEFWSRSTFDEFTSAAQALRAWEHRYNHDRFSMALHGLTPAEKLATFLSPPAPASPTTPCTHTGAAA; this comes from the coding sequence ATGCGATTGATCATGACGAAGGAACTGAGAAACTTGCACATTGCCACACGACATCACCACACCATCAACAGCCGACTCGCGATCCTGCAGTATGCGGAGACGTATGGGTTCAAAGGCGCCGCCCGGCGATTCGGACTGGACCGCAAGACCGTCCGGACCTGGCACCGCCGGTGGGTGACCGGTGGGCCCGCCGGATTGGTGCCGCGCCATCCGCTGAAGCGCCGCCGGCGGCTGTCCGACGAGACCGTACGACTGATCGAGCAAGCCCGCCGCGATCTGCAGTTTGGGGCGATGCGGACGCGCATCTGGCTTGATCGGGTGCATCGCATCCGCGTCGCGGCCGCGACGATCCGCCGGATCTGCCGGGACCTCGGCTATCCCCCAATCAGACGCACGGACCCGCGGCGACCACGGCACCCGATCCTCTTCAGCAAGGAGCAGCCAGGCGACTGTGTACAGGTTGATGTCAAAGAGGTGAAGGTTGCCGGGCAGAAATGTGTTCAGTACACGGCGCTCGACGACTGTACGCGCTCTCGAGTCTTGCGTCTCTATCCCCGCACGTATCACGGCACCAGTCTCGAATTCTTTGCCACCGTCCGTCAGGTGCTCCCGTTTCCCATTCGCAAAGTACAAGTGGACAATGGGACTGAATTCTCGCTGATCTTTGCGCTTGCGGTACAAGAAGCGGGCGTTCGGCTCCGGCACATCAAGCCGCGTCGGCCCGAACAGAATGGGAAGGTGGAGCGCAGTCATCGCATCGACGAGGAAGAATTTTGGAGTCGCTCGACGTTTGACGAGTTCACATCCGCGGCTCAGGCCCTGCGCGCCTGGGAACATCGGTACAACCACGACCGATTTTCCATGGCCCTCCACGGCCTGACGCCCGCGGAGAAATTGGCGACGTTTCTCTCGCCACCGGCACCAGCATCACCAACCACGCCATGCACACATACAGGGGCCGCTGCTTGA
- a CDS encoding Transposase, with product MEITDAQYRQIAPWLPTQRGNVTLDNLRVLNAILYVAEQGCKWRGLPKRFGNWHTIYTRMNRWSKSGVLDRVFAQLQHAQIIRVNVEAVALDSTIVKVHPDGTGALQKTARKPLVSPVADGRPRFIWLPRMLERP from the coding sequence ATGGAAATCACCGACGCCCAGTATCGACAAATCGCGCCGTGGTTGCCGACACAACGCGGCAACGTGACGCTCGACAATCTGCGGGTGCTCAACGCCATCCTGTACGTCGCCGAGCAGGGGTGCAAATGGCGCGGTCTCCCCAAGCGATTCGGCAACTGGCACACCATCTATACCCGCATGAATCGTTGGTCGAAGAGCGGGGTGCTGGATCGCGTCTTTGCCCAGTTACAGCACGCACAGATCATCCGCGTGAACGTCGAAGCCGTCGCCTTGGACAGTACCATCGTCAAGGTCCATCCGGATGGCACGGGGGCGTTACAAAAAACGGCCCGCAAGCCATTGGTCAGTCCCGTGGCGGATGGACGACCAAGATTCATCTGGTTGCCGCGGATGCTCGAACGGCCCTAA
- a CDS encoding Mobile element protein, whose product MARRELRDDQWRPIKDLLPGKASDPGRTATDNRTCVDAVLWIARTGAPGRELPKQFGVWNSVFQRYNRWSRAGVWERMFRQLSGDPDVAYVMIDSTSVRAHQHSAGAKGGLKRRRPLVVRRAG is encoded by the coding sequence ATGGCGAGACGCGAGTTACGGGATGATCAATGGAGGCCCATCAAGGACTTGTTGCCTGGCAAGGCGAGCGATCCGGGGCGGACGGCGACGGATAACCGAACATGTGTGGATGCCGTGCTATGGATCGCACGGACCGGTGCGCCCGGGCGTGAGTTGCCGAAGCAGTTCGGGGTATGGAACAGCGTATTCCAGCGGTATAACCGGTGGTCGAGGGCGGGCGTGTGGGAGCGGATGTTTCGCCAGCTGTCCGGTGATCCGGACGTTGCGTACGTGATGATCGACTCCACCAGCGTCCGTGCTCACCAGCATTCCGCTGGCGCAAAAGGGGGACTCAAGAGACGGAGGCCCTTGGTCGTTCGAAGGGCGGGTTGA
- a CDS encoding Mobile element protein, translated as MLLQRFGRIPRPIHLLMDRAYEGDETRQLAVELGYVPVVPPKHNRLTPWEYDRALYTRRNEIERLFRRLKGFRRIFTRFEKLDVMFVAFINFALIVDGFR; from the coding sequence ATGCTGCTGCAACGCTTCGGTCGCATCCCGCGTCCGATCCACCTGTTGATGGATCGAGCGTATGAAGGTGATGAGACGCGGCAACTGGCCGTGGAGTTAGGGTATGTACCGGTGGTGCCGCCCAAGCACAATCGACTCACGCCATGGGAATACGATCGAGCCCTGTATACACGCCGCAATGAGATCGAACGGCTGTTCCGTCGGCTGAAGGGATTTCGGCGCATCTTCACACGGTTTGAAAAACTCGATGTCATGTTCGTCGCGTTCATCAATTTCGCGTTGATCGTCGATGGCTTTCGTTAG
- a CDS encoding rhodanese domain protein, whose translation MQHNPGFSKIVEEAKQRVRECTVNDVKAKLDRADRFHFVDVREDNEYEQDHAAGAIHLGKGVIERDIETVVPNKQESIVLYCGGGYRSALAADSLRHMGYTDVLSMDGGIKAWRAAGYPIEKGCRP comes from the coding sequence GTGCAACATAACCCTGGTTTCTCGAAAATCGTGGAAGAGGCGAAGCAACGGGTGCGCGAATGTACCGTGAACGATGTGAAGGCCAAGCTGGATCGCGCCGACCGGTTCCATTTCGTCGATGTCCGTGAGGACAACGAATATGAGCAAGACCATGCGGCCGGTGCGATCCATCTCGGCAAGGGGGTCATCGAACGGGATATCGAAACGGTGGTTCCGAATAAACAGGAGTCGATTGTGCTCTACTGCGGAGGCGGTTATCGGTCGGCCTTGGCGGCGGACAGCCTCCGGCACATGGGCTATACCGATGTGCTGTCGATGGACGGCGGCATCAAGGCCTGGCGTGCCGCGGGCTATCCCATCGAGAAGGGCTGTCGTCCATAA
- a CDS encoding Putative outer membrane protein produces the protein MGVKRQGTGLRAAMIGVFVAATLGLISTSPAAEFKMGVIDPQVVLEKSKAGKRALDGLREYVATRQKLLSRDEEELRNTEKQIKEQASKLSETEKKEKETSFRSKIQDYQKRAQEFNQELQGKQKELVDEYMKKIAVATQTVADKGGYQLVLDKGSEQTVKIVIFNKDTIDLTEQVIKEFDRTNK, from the coding sequence ATGGGTGTGAAGCGGCAAGGAACAGGCCTGCGAGCGGCGATGATCGGTGTGTTCGTCGCAGCGACCCTGGGCCTGATTTCAACGAGCCCGGCGGCGGAATTCAAGATGGGGGTCATCGATCCCCAGGTGGTCCTGGAAAAAAGCAAAGCCGGCAAGCGGGCACTGGACGGGTTGCGGGAATACGTGGCGACGCGTCAAAAACTGTTGTCACGAGACGAAGAAGAACTGCGGAATACCGAAAAGCAGATCAAAGAGCAGGCCTCCAAGCTGAGCGAGACCGAGAAGAAAGAGAAGGAAACATCCTTTCGCAGCAAGATTCAGGACTACCAGAAGCGCGCTCAGGAGTTCAATCAAGAGCTGCAGGGGAAGCAAAAGGAACTCGTGGACGAATACATGAAGAAGATCGCCGTGGCCACACAAACGGTCGCGGACAAGGGCGGTTATCAATTGGTGCTCGACAAGGGCAGCGAACAAACGGTGAAAATCGTGATCTTCAACAAAGACACGATCGATTTGACCGAACAGGTCATCAAGGAATTCGACCGTACGAACAAGTAA
- a CDS encoding Iron-sulfur cluster-binding protein has product MAFSRREFFNNAGFGLLLLPALLRSPRNILRQLLFEPEGPLVPLKPISANLFTRDGRSLVVIVYGKDPRRMLRRAIELLGGIDRLSLRGKRVLLKPNVLNDRPPPTTTNPQVVTAMAEMVQANGAAEVVVADGSGIIRLPTSANLTSTGIRAAAEAAGAKVLALEDEPWVRLEPPQAKALTEFYFSRPVYEADIVINMPVIKTHRFAEFSCSLKNFVGAVHPRYRPSVTFWTGDWHERIAELNLAVHPALTVADGTTTMIEGGPTSGTAARTDVLVCSGDRVAVDVVAIALLRSFGSWPKLQGRRIEEQRQIKHAAALGLGAGSGRDIEVVSEAVDEAPPAFTRLVEHIRRDLLSA; this is encoded by the coding sequence ATGGCGTTTTCCAGGCGCGAATTCTTCAACAACGCGGGCTTCGGCCTCCTGTTGCTGCCGGCATTGTTGCGGTCGCCGCGGAACATCCTCCGCCAGTTGCTCTTCGAGCCGGAGGGGCCTCTGGTGCCTCTCAAGCCCATTTCAGCGAATCTATTTACGCGAGATGGTCGTTCGCTGGTGGTGATCGTCTACGGCAAGGATCCGCGTCGCATGCTCCGGCGCGCCATCGAGTTACTCGGCGGGATCGATCGCTTGAGCCTGCGCGGGAAACGTGTGCTTCTCAAACCCAATGTGCTGAATGACCGGCCGCCTCCTACCACGACCAATCCGCAGGTGGTGACAGCGATGGCGGAGATGGTACAGGCGAACGGGGCTGCCGAAGTGGTGGTGGCCGATGGTTCCGGGATCATCCGGCTTCCGACGTCCGCCAATTTGACCAGCACGGGAATCCGGGCGGCGGCGGAAGCGGCCGGGGCCAAGGTCCTGGCCCTGGAAGATGAACCCTGGGTGCGGCTTGAGCCGCCGCAGGCCAAGGCACTCACGGAATTTTATTTTTCCAGGCCTGTCTACGAGGCCGACATCGTGATCAATATGCCGGTGATCAAGACCCATCGTTTTGCTGAGTTTTCCTGTAGTTTGAAGAACTTCGTCGGTGCCGTTCATCCGCGGTATCGACCGTCCGTGACCTTCTGGACCGGAGATTGGCATGAACGGATCGCCGAATTGAACCTTGCCGTGCATCCCGCGCTGACCGTGGCCGACGGCACGACGACCATGATCGAAGGCGGTCCGACGTCCGGCACCGCGGCGCGGACCGATGTGTTGGTCTGCAGCGGCGATCGTGTCGCGGTGGATGTGGTGGCGATCGCCCTGCTGCGGTCGTTCGGCAGCTGGCCGAAACTCCAGGGCAGGCGGATCGAAGAGCAGCGGCAGATCAAGCACGCGGCTGCACTCGGGCTGGGCGCCGGATCCGGACGCGACATCGAGGTGGTGAGCGAGGCGGTAGACGAGGCTCCACCGGCGTTCACTCGGCTGGTGGAGCACATCAGGCGAGATTTGCTCAGCGCGTAA
- a CDS encoding Radical SAM domain protein: MGRRGATIPSMKLVSNPPNRFESARRERLEPPPPVAIQLFEDDTQQILSRNESPDLPFRWSVNPYRGCFHACAYCYARPSHEYWGFGAGTDFESKIVVKRRAASLLRQAFGKPSWNGELIVFSGNTDCYQPIEATLGLMRACLEVCAEHRNPVGIITKGALLVRDLDLFQQLHEEAWIRVYFSIAFADDEMARVVEPQAPSITKRFEAMRLLSEAGIPTGISVAPIIPGLNEDMMPELLSRAKTAGAMTAAWSLLRLLGHVETVFLERMRAAFPDRSSKIIHRIQEVRGGALTDNAFFSRHRGDGTYWRCIEQLFELGRRRAGFVPDDNPIPQTFRRPQAQQSLFSPEE, encoded by the coding sequence ATGGGCCGGCGGGGCGCCACCATACCATCGATGAAACTCGTCTCCAATCCACCCAATCGGTTTGAATCTGCACGTCGTGAGCGGCTCGAACCGCCGCCGCCTGTGGCGATTCAGCTCTTCGAAGACGACACCCAACAGATCCTGAGCCGAAACGAGAGCCCCGACCTTCCGTTTCGCTGGAGTGTGAATCCCTATCGAGGGTGTTTCCATGCCTGCGCCTATTGTTACGCCAGGCCGTCGCACGAATATTGGGGATTCGGCGCCGGCACCGATTTCGAATCGAAAATCGTTGTCAAGCGACGGGCTGCGTCTCTTTTGCGACAAGCCTTCGGCAAGCCGTCCTGGAACGGTGAGCTGATCGTTTTTTCGGGCAATACCGATTGTTATCAGCCCATCGAGGCGACGCTCGGTCTGATGCGCGCCTGTCTCGAGGTCTGCGCCGAGCACCGAAACCCTGTCGGCATCATTACGAAGGGGGCACTGTTGGTTCGCGACCTGGATCTTTTCCAACAACTGCATGAGGAAGCCTGGATTCGCGTCTACTTCAGCATCGCCTTTGCCGATGACGAGATGGCGCGAGTGGTGGAGCCGCAGGCTCCCAGCATCACCAAACGCTTTGAGGCCATGCGCCTCCTGTCCGAGGCCGGTATTCCCACCGGGATTTCCGTCGCGCCGATCATTCCCGGCTTGAACGAGGACATGATGCCGGAACTGTTGTCGCGCGCCAAGACAGCCGGAGCGATGACCGCCGCTTGGAGCCTGCTCCGTTTGCTGGGCCATGTGGAGACGGTGTTTCTGGAGCGGATGCGCGCGGCATTTCCCGATCGTAGCTCGAAAATCATTCACCGCATTCAAGAGGTGCGCGGGGGGGCCCTGACTGACAACGCCTTCTTCAGTCGGCATCGTGGCGACGGGACCTATTGGCGTTGCATCGAGCAGTTGTTTGAATTGGGACGGCGACGAGCCGGCTTTGTCCCTGACGACAATCCGATTCCGCAGACCTTCCGCCGTCCTCAGGCTCAACAATCCTTGTTCTCACCGGAGGAGTAG
- a CDS encoding Mobile element protein, giving the protein MKTPTTATLPLLLKSLCLPTFARAYAVVAAQAAREGLSHETYLLALATQEAGERAARRVERLIVDAKLPRDKSLETFDLTWLPPKVRTTVATLRDGTFLDQATNVLVFGNPGTGKTHLVCGLGLELVRKRRPVLFAPTFQIVQRVLAAKRDLRLAAELKRLDRFEVLILDALGYVQQSREEMEVLFTLLAERYERRPVMITSNLVFSQWDQIFKDPMTTAAAVDRVVHHAVILELPIPSYRAHVAKARSQASLRAGAAEVKREGGMNNNDDLNDGARTAP; this is encoded by the coding sequence ATGAAGACCCCGACCACCGCCACGTTGCCGCTCCTGCTGAAATCGCTCTGTCTCCCCACCTTCGCCCGCGCGTATGCGGTCGTCGCGGCGCAGGCCGCCCGCGAAGGACTCTCCCATGAGACCTATTTGCTGGCGTTGGCCACGCAGGAGGCTGGTGAGCGGGCAGCCCGCCGGGTGGAACGGCTGATCGTGGACGCCAAACTTCCGCGAGACAAGAGCTTGGAGACCTTTGACCTGACCTGGCTGCCGCCCAAAGTCCGCACGACCGTGGCCACCCTGCGGGATGGCACATTCCTCGATCAGGCGACCAATGTCCTCGTGTTCGGGAATCCCGGGACGGGCAAAACACACCTCGTCTGTGGGCTCGGGCTCGAGCTCGTGCGGAAGCGGCGGCCCGTGCTCTTTGCGCCCACGTTCCAGATCGTCCAACGGGTGCTCGCCGCCAAACGCGACCTGCGCCTGGCGGCGGAACTGAAGCGGCTGGACCGCTTCGAGGTCCTGATCCTCGATGCTCTCGGGTATGTGCAGCAGAGCCGCGAGGAAATGGAAGTGCTCTTCACCCTGCTCGCCGAGCGCTATGAACGCCGCCCCGTGATGATCACCAGCAATCTCGTCTTCAGCCAGTGGGATCAGATCTTCAAAGACCCGATGACGACGGCCGCGGCGGTGGATCGAGTCGTCCACCACGCGGTGATTCTTGAACTGCCCATCCCCAGCTATCGGGCTCACGTGGCGAAGGCGAGAAGTCAGGCCTCCTTACGCGCAGGCGCAGCTGAGGTGAAGAGAGAGGGCGGTATGAATAACAATGACGATCTAAACGACGGAGCACGGACGGCTCCCTAA
- a CDS encoding Mobile element protein — protein sequence MPQQTFAEVTFEQYRKPTRRERFLDEMNRVVPWADLVAAIEPVYPKAEGPGRPPVGVERMLCLQQWFNLSDPAVEEALYDSRAMRHFVGIDLGREPVPDETTICKFRHLLEAHQLGEQLFGVLQTYLAEHGLQISRGTIVDATIISAPSSTNNRTKERDPEMHQTKKGNQWYFGMKAHIGVDSRTKLIHAVAATAANVHDSQVLPDLLHGQETRVWGDAAYSGHRAVIQQHAPEATSFIQAKAYRHRPLSEGERAKNRTTSKVRAKVEHAFVVIKRIFGWAKVRYRGLAKNTNWLFVSCGLANLYVARHRLVVGT from the coding sequence ATGCCGCAACAGACCTTTGCCGAGGTCACGTTTGAACAGTATCGTAAGCCCACTCGGCGGGAACGGTTTCTCGACGAAATGAATCGCGTCGTGCCGTGGGCGGACCTGGTGGCCGCAATCGAACCCGTCTATCCGAAGGCCGAGGGGCCGGGGCGCCCACCGGTGGGAGTCGAACGCATGCTGTGTCTGCAACAATGGTTCAATCTGTCGGACCCGGCGGTCGAGGAGGCGTTGTACGACTCACGGGCCATGCGGCACTTTGTGGGGATTGATCTGGGCCGTGAGCCGGTGCCCGACGAGACCACCATCTGTAAATTTCGGCATCTCTTGGAGGCGCACCAGTTGGGTGAGCAGCTCTTTGGGGTGCTCCAGACGTATTTGGCCGAGCACGGGCTACAGATCAGCCGGGGCACCATCGTCGACGCCACCATCATCAGCGCCCCCAGTTCGACGAACAATCGCACCAAGGAACGGGATCCGGAGATGCATCAGACGAAGAAAGGCAACCAGTGGTACTTTGGCATGAAGGCGCATATTGGCGTGGACAGCCGAACCAAGCTGATCCATGCGGTGGCGGCCACCGCGGCCAACGTGCATGACAGCCAGGTGTTGCCGGACCTCCTGCATGGCCAGGAGACGCGGGTCTGGGGGGACGCGGCCTACAGCGGGCACCGCGCGGTCATTCAGCAACACGCCCCTGAAGCCACGAGTTTCATCCAGGCCAAAGCCTATCGGCATCGGCCCCTGAGTGAGGGGGAGCGGGCAAAGAACCGGACAACATCGAAGGTCCGGGCCAAAGTCGAACATGCGTTCGTGGTGATCAAGCGGATCTTTGGGTGGGCGAAAGTCCGCTACCGTGGGCTGGCGAAGAACACCAATTGGCTCTTCGTCTCATGCGGCTTAGCAAATCTGTACGTCGCGCGACACCGGCTGGTGGTGGGAACGTAG
- a CDS encoding Mobile element protein: MTTTIHTAVDGLGNPLRFILTPGQASDYTQAEPLLAGFPAQHVIADKGYDSPKIVEAVGRSGAQAVIPPRSCLKNPRDTDFAMYAERYRIECCFNKLKHYRAVATRSAKRARNFASLIYLAASMLWLK, encoded by the coding sequence TTGACCACCACAATCCACACCGCTGTTGATGGTCTTGGCAATCCGCTCCGCTTCATCTTGACGCCGGGGCAGGCCTCGGATTATACGCAGGCCGAGCCGTTACTGGCGGGATTTCCCGCGCAACACGTCATTGCCGACAAGGGCTACGACAGCCCAAAGATCGTCGAGGCCGTTGGACGTTCGGGGGCACAGGCCGTCATCCCGCCACGCTCCTGCCTCAAGAACCCTCGCGACACCGACTTCGCCATGTACGCCGAACGCTACCGTATCGAATGCTGCTTCAACAAGCTCAAGCACTACCGCGCCGTCGCGACCCGCTCCGCCAAGCGCGCTCGCAACTTCGCCAGTCTCATCTATCTTGCCGCTTCCATGCTCTGGTTGAAATGA